From a region of the Cucumis sativus cultivar 9930 chromosome 6, Cucumber_9930_V3, whole genome shotgun sequence genome:
- the LOC101213187 gene encoding transcription factor BHLH42, with protein sequence MEGILQFAVQSVEWTYSLFWRFSTQQRMLVWGDGFYNGPIKTTKTLHPAAAAQQQQQHQHSASLSLHRTHQLTDLYNSLSASDTLRRPTSAALSPEDLTETEWFYLLCLSFSFPPGFGLPGKAYCKKKHVWITGANEIESKIFSRAILAKSAGIKTVVCIPLMDGVVELGSTDKVKEDMAFIQHIKSIFIEKERQCEAQKPALSELSTSNSATSLDHYYYKHLFHSTKASNRKELELEDEMDSDSSTSNSSNSNAAEGGGGGGCPCWPSTVAGAVMAGEPSELVMQLEPSEDIRLGSPDDASNNFFPNLSHSQSPPPELHTNFDYHLPSNTNATTQLQLPTLGYSSAAVAVMTEDQDTHYTNMLSAILNLNQNHQSSQWLDSSAVSNITCSTQSAFSKWTRHSDGLYCVTAGTASTSQCLLKSILHTIPFLHTKHRCNQHLYKSDDGQSQNGISQDFLSHPELLNDKFIILRSAVPFTTKMDNASILGDTVEYLEQLRQKIQDLEAQNREFQSSRRISFQEVQRNSLVPRTSLDKRKLRILEGVGDGCARPKMLKLPSPLTSLDTNLQVSIIGGDGLLELQCPYKEGLLLDILLILQGLQIETTAVRSSVSNGVFIAELRAKVKENTDGKKASILEVKSAIQQIIPCVDT encoded by the exons ATGGAAGGAATATTGCAATTTGCTGTTCAATCTGTTGAATGGACTTACTCTCTCTTCTGGCGTTTCTCTACTCAACAAAG gATGTTGGTTTGGGGAGATGGCTTCTACAATGGTCCTATCAAGACCACCAAGACCCTCCACCCTGCCGCCGCCGCCcaacaacagcaacaacaTCAACATTCTGCCTCTCTTTCACTTCACAGAACCCATCAGCTTACAGATCTCTATAACTCCTTATCCGCCTCCGACACCCTCCGTCGCCCCACCTCCGCCGCTCTCTCTCCCGAGGACTTGACTGAGACTGAGTGGTTCTATTTGTTGtgtctctctttctcttttcctccAGGGTTCGG aTTGCCTGGAAAGGCATATTGCAAGAAGAAACATGTGTGGATAACAGGTGCAAATGAGATTGAGAGTAAAATTTTCTCAAGAGCCATTCTTGCTAAG AGTGCTGGCATAAAG ACAGTGGTTTGCATTCCTCTAATGGATGGCGTGGTTGAACTAGGCAGCACGGATAAGGTGAAAGAAGACATGGCATTCATTCAACACATCAAATCTATATtcatagaaaaagaaaggcagTGTGAAGCACAAAAACCAGCACTCTCTGAGCTTTCAACATCCAACTCTGCCACTTCCTTGGACCATTACTATTATAAGCACTTGTTTCATAGTACCAAAGCAAGCAACAGGAAAGAATTAGAATTAGAGGATGAGATGGATTCCGACAGCTCGACCAGCAACAGCAGCAATAGCAATGCGGCCGAAGGaggtggaggaggaggatgTCCTTGTTGGCCAAGTACTGTAGCTGGTGCCGTCATGGCTGGTGAACCAAGTGAGTTAGTAATGCAACTTGAACCATCTGAAGATATCCGACTTGGCTCACCTGATGATGCTTCCAACAACTTTTTCCCTAATTTGTCTCACTCACAATCACCACCACCAGAACTCCACACAAATTTTGACTACCATCTACCTTCTAATACCAATGCTACTACTCAACTTCAACTGCCTACTCTAG GATACTCTTCTGCAGCAGTGGCAGTAATGACGGAGGATCAAGATACCCACTACACCAACATGCTCTCAGCAATCCTGAACTTAAACCAAAACCACCAGTCGAGCCAGTGGCTGGACTCATCTGCCGTCAGCAACATCACTTGTTCCACCCAATCAGCCTTCTCCAAGTGGACTCGACATTCAGACGGTCTTTATTGTGTTACGGCGGGAACAGCTAGCACGTCTCAATGCTTGCTCAAGAGCATTTTACACACTATACCTTTCCTTCACACCAAACATCGTTGTAACCAACATCTATATAAATCCGATGATGGCCAATCCCAGAATGGGATATCCCAAGATTTTCTTTCCCACCCTGAATTACTGAACGACAAGTTTATCATTTTAAGATCTGCTGTACCTTTCACGACCAAAATGGATAATGCTTCTATTTTGGGGGATACAGTTGAATACTTGGAACAACTTCGTCAAAAAATTCAAGATCTAGAAGCTCAAAACCGGGAATTCCAAAGTAGTAGAAGGATCAGTTTTCAAGAAGTACAGAGGAATTCATTAGTACCTAGAACCAGTTTAGACAAAAGAAAGCTAAGGATTTTGGAAGGCGTTGGGGATGGATGTGCAAGGCCCAAGATGCTCAAGTTGCCTTCACCACTAACTTCACTAGATACCAATTTGCAGGTTTCAATTATCGGAGGTGACGGACTGTTGGAGCTTCAGTGCCCATATAAGGAAGGGCTGTTGCTTGACATCCTGCTCATTCTCCAAGGGCTACAGATTGAGACCACAGCCGTAAGGTCATCTGTGAGCAATGGAGTCTTCATAGCTGAGCTACGGGCCAAG GTGAAGGAGAATACCGATGGGAAGAAAGCAAGCATTTTGGAGGTGAAGAGCGCAATACAACAAATCATACCCTGTGTTGATACTTGa
- the LOC101212950 gene encoding transcription factor bHLH69, whose amino-acid sequence MEGQNGCNNSVRMLSLDFGANVNIVSQVPRDFTNHHHVLPADRNVNQTNIPHLTEWTQAAKTSPAFVEFIAETSSFSRKTSTKDVIAVVPSTVQTINGVSELRGKISYNHLAGSYNSKSTDSRNNARGILSKSRPSSSSKRGYSADRQRKMRIAERLEALLELLPPSKENQASALDDAIDHIKYLQLQIKDLSQSKLGGELSSEPFIFVEGYGHYMNHQEMQSEPLEEMVGKLMEVDPLAAAQLLENKGLFVMPMDFGEGLC is encoded by the exons ATGGAAGGACAAAATGGCTGCAATAACTCTGTACGAATGCTCTCTCTCGACTTTGGTGCGAATGTCAACATTGTTTCCCAAGTACCTAGAGATTTTACAAACCATCACCATGTTTTGCCTGCTGATAGGAATGTAAACCAAACCAACATCCCCCACTTAACTGAGTGGACCCAAGCTGCAAAAACGTCTCCGGCCTTTGTTGAGTTTATTGCTGAAACTTCAAGCTTTTCTCGAAAGACATCAACCAAAGATGTGATAGCAGTTGTTCCCAGTACTGTTCAAACTATAAATGGAGTCTCAGAGCTTCGTGgcaaaatttcatacaatCATCTCGCAGGTTCATACAATTCAAAATCTACTGATTCACGG AATAATGCACGGGGCATTCTATCCAAATCACGTCCCAGTTCATCAAGCAAGAGAGGTTATTCAGCTGATCGT CAACGCAAGATGAGGATAGCTGAAAGACTTGAAGCATTGCTAGAACTGCTACCTCCTTCTAAG GAAAATCAAGCATCGGCTCTGGATGATGCCATTGACCATATCAAGTACTTACAGCTTCAAATAAAG GACTTAAGTCAGAGCAAACTAGGAGGAGAATTATCTTCTGAGCCTTTCATATTTGTTGAG GGATATGGTCATTACATGAACCATCAAGAGATGCAGAGTGAGCCACTTGAGGAGATGGTGGGAAAATTGATGGAGGTTGATCCATTAGCTGCAGCTCAACTGCTGGAGAATAAGGGTCTATTTGTGATGCCCATGGATTTTGGTGAAGGATTGTGCTGA